One Lysinibacillus fusiformis genomic window carries:
- a CDS encoding GNAT family N-acetyltransferase translates to MFTEIRDITTLNKEEILALRIADYQQDFIETTLQCLTEAENDRRFIPVGLYKDDIAVGFAMYGVFPHGDDTQRVWLDRYFIDERYQQKGLGKHFLQQLIHFLVRDYHCRKLYLSVYDHNNVAIQLYKKFGFGFNGELDEQGEKVMVKEVHNHDHS, encoded by the coding sequence ATGTTCACGGAAATACGTGACATCACTACTTTAAACAAAGAAGAAATTTTAGCATTACGCATTGCCGACTATCAACAGGATTTTATTGAAACGACATTGCAATGTTTAACTGAGGCTGAAAACGATCGACGTTTTATCCCTGTCGGACTGTATAAGGATGACATTGCTGTTGGATTTGCTATGTATGGCGTTTTTCCACATGGGGATGATACGCAACGGGTTTGGTTGGACCGATATTTTATTGATGAACGTTACCAACAAAAAGGATTGGGAAAGCATTTTTTACAGCAACTTATACATTTTTTAGTAAGAGATTACCATTGTCGAAAATTATATTTAAGTGTCTACGACCATAATAATGTTGCCATTCAACTTTATAAAAAATTCGGATTCGGATTCAATGGTGAATTAGATGAGCAAGGTGAAAAGGTGATGGTAAAGGAGGTTCATAATCATGACCACAGTTAA
- a CDS encoding MerR family transcriptional regulator: MLNKNVKFFTTGEFAKLCKVNKQTLIYYDQIGLLSPIMKDNKDYRYYSIAQYDFFSVIEILKAVGMSLKEIQAYMADKSPENFLELMRQQKGIVAKKRRELEMIENIIDVKIDATEEALHLDFDSITIEHFPEDTLYLSKNIEDSTEEQFVKAVSDFIDELDRSQLDTGYPIGGITKREQVLAGNYDNYCYLYMEQPHPREGHPYFKAIEGDFIIGYHVGPSTTLGQTYERLFNVMHEKDYELGQYVYEEYIYDAVIKNREEEYVTKIMMELVKDKSRGTVGRSNY; the protein is encoded by the coding sequence ATGCTTAATAAAAATGTAAAATTTTTTACAACAGGGGAATTCGCTAAGCTATGTAAGGTAAATAAACAAACGCTGATCTACTACGATCAAATAGGATTATTATCACCAATCATGAAAGATAATAAGGATTATCGCTATTATTCGATTGCACAATATGATTTTTTTAGTGTTATTGAAATATTAAAGGCGGTCGGCATGTCACTAAAGGAAATTCAGGCATATATGGCAGATAAATCTCCTGAGAATTTTTTAGAATTAATGCGTCAGCAAAAGGGAATTGTTGCGAAAAAGCGCCGAGAACTTGAAATGATTGAAAATATTATTGATGTGAAAATTGATGCAACAGAAGAAGCACTACATCTTGATTTTGATAGCATTACAATTGAACATTTCCCTGAAGATACATTGTATTTAAGTAAAAATATTGAGGACTCCACAGAAGAACAGTTTGTGAAGGCAGTCTCTGACTTTATCGATGAATTAGATCGCTCACAGTTGGATACAGGCTATCCAATTGGCGGTATTACGAAAAGAGAGCAAGTATTAGCCGGTAACTATGATAATTATTGTTATCTATATATGGAGCAGCCCCATCCGCGTGAGGGTCATCCATACTTTAAAGCGATTGAAGGAGATTTTATTATTGGCTACCATGTGGGGCCATCTACTACACTTGGTCAAACATACGAACGTTTATTTAACGTCATGCATGAAAAGGATTACGAGTTAGGGCAGTACGTTTATGAGGAATATATTTACGACGCGGTAATTAAGAATCGTGAGGAGGAGTATGTGACGAAAATTATGATGGAACTTGTAAAAGATAAAAGTAGAGGGACTGTAGGTAGAAGTAATTATTGA
- a CDS encoding alpha/beta hydrolase family protein, which translates to MKNLELIFVIVLLLSSTVLVFRRRGLTRNNLMILAVNYGLLFVTVFAIGANWRMIPAYIVTLVLTLQVFVKPQNTNVSKRLSMKIFKNIGIVIAAIAMFVLPNLFPIMSFPEPTGEYTIGTQAFHLIDKTRYEVVVPNNQVNRELLVQVYYPAEKGTGHPSPYFDNIDALTEQLSTTQGFPYIATTHLGMTNTHSYKDATPLMAQEKFPLLLFAHGMSLYSRQNTFQLEELASHGYVVVALNFTGDAATTVFPDGDRVDFTPIENTITFLNSRIKLWEQDASFVLDEVIKGDFDDNFKPIAALIDDDNIGMLGHSFGGATSAQMLVKDNRIKAAIDMDGGLYGDPMPKNGPGKPFLLMNAEASINFMKKSHGQEPGNRDELFEESYLRNKTIEKPRVYTTIIPKTNHGSFTDLAAVSPIINESGADVKAIHKLINEMALGFFNKNLKGSNENILEEIQNNYPEINLIKH; encoded by the coding sequence ATGAAGAATTTAGAATTAATTTTTGTAATTGTCCTATTACTGTCTAGTACTGTATTAGTTTTCAGACGACGTGGTCTAACAAGAAATAATTTAATGATTTTAGCGGTCAATTATGGTTTATTATTTGTGACTGTCTTTGCAATTGGTGCAAATTGGCGCATGATACCTGCGTATATCGTAACGCTAGTTTTAACTTTACAAGTTTTTGTGAAGCCCCAAAATACAAATGTGTCGAAAAGATTAAGTATGAAAATTTTCAAGAATATTGGCATTGTAATAGCCGCTATTGCAATGTTTGTATTACCTAACCTTTTTCCAATCATGTCGTTCCCAGAGCCTACAGGCGAATATACAATTGGAACTCAGGCATTTCATCTAATTGATAAAACCCGCTACGAAGTTGTAGTGCCGAATAATCAAGTGAATCGTGAGTTGTTGGTACAGGTTTATTATCCTGCTGAAAAAGGGACAGGACATCCTTCTCCTTACTTTGATAATATCGATGCATTAACTGAACAATTATCTACCACACAGGGTTTTCCTTATATTGCTACAACACACTTAGGAATGACTAATACTCATTCTTATAAAGATGCTACACCGCTTATGGCACAAGAAAAATTTCCCTTGCTGTTATTTGCACATGGCATGAGTTTATATAGTCGCCAGAACACATTCCAGTTAGAAGAATTAGCGAGTCATGGCTATGTTGTAGTAGCACTTAACTTTACAGGAGATGCGGCAACAACTGTTTTCCCGGACGGAGATCGAGTTGATTTTACACCGATTGAAAATACGATTACATTCTTGAATAGTCGTATCAAACTGTGGGAGCAGGATGCTTCTTTTGTTTTAGATGAAGTAATTAAAGGAGATTTTGATGATAATTTTAAACCAATTGCAGCTTTAATTGATGATGACAACATTGGTATGCTAGGCCACTCTTTTGGCGGTGCCACGTCTGCACAAATGTTAGTAAAAGATAATCGAATTAAAGCAGCCATAGATATGGATGGGGGATTGTATGGAGATCCTATGCCGAAAAATGGTCCTGGCAAGCCTTTCTTGTTGATGAATGCAGAGGCTTCCATTAACTTCATGAAGAAATCGCATGGTCAAGAACCGGGAAATCGTGATGAATTGTTTGAAGAATCCTATTTAAGAAATAAAACAATTGAAAAGCCCCGTGTTTACACAACGATTATACCAAAAACAAATCATGGTAGCTTTACAGATTTAGCGGCTGTTTCGCCCATTATTAATGAATCAGGCGCAGACGTGAAAGCAATTCATAAATTGATTAACGAAATGGCTCTAGGCTTCTTTAATAAAAACTTAAAGGGCTCAAATGAAAATATATTAGAAGAAATTCAGAACAACTATCCTGAAATTAACTTAATCAAACATTAA